The following proteins come from a genomic window of Nitrospirota bacterium:
- a CDS encoding HD domain-containing protein, whose product MQTIATLKEGDWVEDIYLVTSKQISTAKNGVIYLSLKLADKTGEIDGRLWDNAEEISGRFEREDFVRVKGMASVYQGSMQVKLKTLEKVDDSRVDVANFLETSPRNIDEMVQELRTVAAALSNGYLRQLMNAFLDDPSFMTLFKRTPAAKTLHHNYIGGLLEHIVELVALARDVAKHFPSVDLDLLTVGAFLHDIGKVKELAVRKSIEYTTEGRLIGHISLGYEMIVEKVSAIPSFPAELTLLLKHIMLSHHGEYEFGSPKRPKIQEAIIINYLDDLEAKINNFQATIKKENVAEGAWTNYSKMHDRYLYRQSSYSTPADGAEDVEEKRHKGKKAVSSGGSDVSGKLPLDI is encoded by the coding sequence ATGCAGACCATAGCGACGTTAAAAGAAGGCGACTGGGTTGAGGACATCTACCTCGTTACCTCGAAACAGATCTCGACGGCAAAGAACGGCGTGATCTATCTGTCGCTGAAGCTGGCGGACAAGACCGGCGAGATCGATGGCAGGCTGTGGGACAATGCCGAAGAAATTTCCGGGAGGTTCGAGCGGGAGGATTTTGTCCGCGTCAAGGGGATGGCGTCGGTATATCAGGGCTCGATGCAGGTCAAGTTGAAGACGCTCGAAAAGGTTGATGACTCCAGGGTGGACGTCGCAAACTTTCTCGAAACGTCGCCGCGGAACATCGATGAAATGGTACAGGAGCTGCGGACCGTTGCAGCGGCCCTCTCCAACGGTTATCTCCGGCAACTCATGAATGCCTTTCTTGACGATCCTTCCTTTATGACACTGTTCAAAAGAACGCCTGCCGCAAAGACACTCCATCACAATTATATTGGTGGGTTGCTTGAGCACATCGTTGAGCTTGTTGCGCTTGCTCGCGATGTGGCAAAGCACTTTCCCTCAGTTGACCTGGACCTGCTGACCGTGGGCGCATTCCTGCACGACATCGGCAAGGTGAAAGAACTTGCGGTCAGAAAATCGATCGAGTATACGACCGAAGGGCGGCTCATCGGTCACATCTCTTTGGGGTACGAGATGATCGTTGAGAAGGTAAGCGCGATCCCGTCGTTCCCTGCCGAACTGACTCTGCTGCTGAAGCATATCATGCTCTCGCATCATGGAGAATACGAGTTTGGCTCTCCCAAGAGGCCCAAGATCCAGGAAGCGATCATCATCAATTACCTGGATGACCTCGAGGCCAAGATCAACAACTTCCAGGCAACGATCAAAAAAGAGAATGTGGCCGAGGGGGCATGGACAAACTATAGTAAAATGCATGACCGGTATCTTTACCGGCAGTCGAGCTATTCCACTCCGGCGGATGGGGCAGAAGACGTTGAAGAAAAGAGGCACAAGGGCAAAAAGGCGGTCTCCAGCGGGGGGTCGGATGTGTCCGGGAAATTGCCGCTGGATATATAA
- a CDS encoding sulfurtransferase TusA family protein: MDVKDIKPDEILDCVGLSCPMPILKTSVRIKEMKQGQVLEVQSDDEGIEKDMPVWCRMTGNEYLGLARDGEEYRVYVRKK, from the coding sequence ATGGACGTAAAGGACATCAAACCCGATGAAATACTGGACTGTGTCGGCCTTTCCTGTCCCATGCCGATCCTCAAGACATCGGTCAGGATCAAAGAGATGAAGCAGGGCCAGGTTCTTGAAGTTCAGTCCGACGACGAGGGCATTGAAAAAGACATGCCTGTGTGGTGCCGGATGACGGGGAATGAGTATCTCGGCCTTGCCAGGGACGGAGAAGAATATCGTGTCTACGTGAGGAAGAAATAA
- the nifU gene encoding Fe-S cluster assembly scaffold protein NifU: MEQYSSKVMEHFAQPHNVGEIENADGVGTVGNPVCGDVMRLYIKVENNIITDAKFKTFGCGAAIATSSMVTDLVKGKTIDEALKISNAAVAEALGGLPKVKMHCSVLAEEALRSALDDYYKKQGKPSPVKISADAGHEHEME; encoded by the coding sequence ATGGAACAGTACAGCTCAAAAGTGATGGAGCATTTCGCCCAGCCGCATAACGTGGGCGAGATCGAGAACGCGGACGGCGTCGGCACCGTGGGGAACCCGGTGTGCGGCGACGTGATGCGTCTTTACATCAAGGTGGAGAACAATATCATCACGGACGCCAAGTTCAAAACCTTCGGGTGCGGCGCGGCAATCGCCACCAGCAGCATGGTGACGGATCTGGTGAAGGGAAAGACCATCGACGAGGCGCTCAAAATATCCAATGCGGCCGTTGCCGAAGCGCTCGGCGGCCTGCCGAAGGTAAAGATGCACTGCTCGGTGCTGGCCGAGGAGGCGCTGAGGTCCGCGCTCGATGACTATTACAAGAAACAGGGCAAACCTTCGCCGGTGAAGATATCCGCTGACGCAGGACATGAACACGAGATGGAGTGA
- a CDS encoding IscS subfamily cysteine desulfurase has translation MRNVYLDHAATTPVHPKVLEAMLPYFSVKFGNPSNLHDVGREAKNAVEEARAKTGTLIGARADEIFFTASGAESNNFAIKGLAQANSQKGKHIIVSQIEHFSILHPVKTLEKSGFTVTYLPTDKQGIVSPDDVAKAITKETILVSIMHANNEIGTIEPIEEIGRITRERGVLLHTDAVATTGWIPVEVGTLGVDALSFSGHQFYGPKGAAGLFVRKGVRIKPLIEGGIQEDGRRAGTENVPAIVGLGKASELAAAEVANRMNYLTPLRDRLQKGLSEKIEHLVINGHPVKRLPNNLNISLWYVEGESMLLFLNMQGISVSSGSACTSRSLKSSHVLTCIGTDAAVANGTLLMSLGMGNTTEDIDYVIETLPPIVQRLREMSPLYEDMLKKEKGK, from the coding sequence ATGAGAAACGTTTATCTAGACCACGCGGCCACAACGCCGGTTCATCCGAAAGTCCTGGAGGCCATGCTCCCCTATTTTTCGGTAAAGTTCGGCAATCCATCCAATTTGCATGATGTCGGGCGGGAGGCAAAGAATGCCGTCGAAGAGGCGAGGGCCAAAACGGGAACGCTCATCGGGGCCAGGGCCGATGAAATATTCTTTACCGCCAGCGGCGCCGAGTCGAACAATTTTGCGATCAAAGGTCTGGCCCAGGCAAACAGCCAGAAGGGCAAACATATTATCGTATCGCAAATAGAACATTTTTCCATCCTTCATCCGGTGAAGACGCTCGAGAAATCCGGCTTCACGGTCACCTATCTGCCGACGGACAAACAGGGGATCGTAAGCCCCGATGATGTCGCCAAGGCGATCACCAAGGAGACCATTCTCGTATCGATCATGCACGCGAACAACGAAATCGGAACCATAGAACCGATCGAAGAGATAGGCAGGATCACCCGGGAACGGGGCGTACTGCTCCATACCGACGCGGTCGCGACCACAGGATGGATCCCGGTGGAGGTCGGGACACTGGGCGTGGATGCTCTTTCTTTCTCAGGCCACCAGTTCTATGGCCCCAAGGGAGCGGCCGGGCTCTTTGTGCGCAAGGGAGTCAGGATCAAACCGCTGATCGAAGGGGGCATTCAGGAGGACGGGAGGCGTGCGGGCACCGAGAATGTGCCTGCCATCGTGGGTCTGGGCAAGGCTTCGGAACTTGCGGCAGCAGAGGTCGCCAACCGGATGAATTACCTTACCCCGCTCAGGGACCGGCTCCAGAAGGGCCTCAGTGAAAAGATCGAACACCTGGTGATCAACGGCCATCCCGTGAAAAGGCTGCCGAACAACCTGAATATTTCATTGTGGTATGTGGAAGGCGAGTCCATGCTCCTGTTCCTGAATATGCAGGGGATCTCGGTCTCGAGCGGATCGGCATGCACCTCGCGGTCGCTCAAGTCGTCCCATGTGCTCACCTGTATCGGCACGGACGCTGCTGTGGCGAACGGGACGCTGCTGATGTCGCTCGGGATGGGGAACACCACGGAAGATATCGATTATGTGATAGAGACCCTTCCTCCCATTGTACAGCGCCTGCGGGAGATGTCTCCGCTCTATGAGGATATGTTAAAAAAAGAAAAAGGAAAATGA
- a CDS encoding Rrf2 family transcriptional regulator, giving the protein MKLSTKGKYGVRAVFEIARNYGKGPISIKEIAERQGISFSYLEQILHKLGKAGLIESVRGPAGGYLLARKPSELTIGDIVRVLEGPIALSHCLEPGESSDCYQADDCVARMVWVKVGAKIEEALDGISFDDLLQQHQKDPLLLKPRKKAVLAGKGAC; this is encoded by the coding sequence ATGAAGCTATCGACAAAAGGTAAATATGGCGTTCGGGCCGTGTTTGAGATTGCACGGAACTACGGCAAGGGGCCTATTTCGATCAAGGAGATCGCGGAGCGGCAGGGGATTTCTTTCTCCTATCTTGAGCAGATCCTGCACAAACTCGGCAAGGCCGGATTGATCGAAAGCGTACGCGGTCCCGCAGGAGGATATTTACTCGCGCGGAAGCCGTCGGAACTGACGATAGGCGATATTGTGCGTGTCCTGGAAGGACCGATAGCGTTGTCCCATTGTCTGGAGCCCGGCGAGTCATCTGATTGCTATCAGGCCGACGATTGCGTGGCAAGGATGGTCTGGGTAAAAGTCGGCGCAAAAATTGAGGAGGCGCTCGACGGCATCAGCTTTGATGATCTCTTGCAGCAGCATCAAAAAGATCCGCTTCTCCTGAAGCCGAGGAAAAAAGCGGTGTTGGCGGGAAAGGGGGCATGTTGA